In Paracoccus sp. TOH, a single window of DNA contains:
- the fliF gene encoding flagellar basal-body MS-ring/collar protein FliF, with product MLKLQDYWRERSAKQKAILAAAFLFTFAAIAGLSWMASRPGMALLYSGLDPQQSGAVMAAVEKSGVPYEIRGDTIWVEEGQRDALRMALAGEGLPSAGGTGYEILDGMSGFGTTSQMFDAAYWRAKEGELARTILALPNVRSARVHLAVPNGRGYRREAEATASVTLTTDGTPITRSQAKALKFLVSSGVPGMSADRVAVIDSERGVVSSGEEFAGEDREADMKHNVERILAAHVGNGNAIVELHLDVVNESELLTEQRYDPQQRALISQESEETADQSTNAQQGAVTAASNLPEGQDSGGDQSKSSRSETRQRSNFEVSKVTREVTRQPGTTRRLTVAVLVNGVPRTEATGETTLVPREEAELQALRELVASAVGFDESRGDAITVKSLPFASLSEAGTLASQGGLLSKLDLNGFIRILLVGFFALALAAFLLRPLLRGRPAGHPALAALDQSGATGVKAIEAGKPVAETAGPVMAVAEIVPEIDFTPVSAGSGDPVGRLKELMKSRKDESLQILSGWIEKREDAL from the coding sequence TTGCTGAAGCTGCAGGACTACTGGCGCGAGAGAAGCGCAAAGCAGAAGGCCATCCTGGCCGCGGCCTTCCTGTTCACATTCGCGGCGATTGCCGGCCTGTCCTGGATGGCCAGCCGGCCGGGGATGGCGCTGCTCTATTCCGGGCTGGACCCGCAGCAATCCGGCGCGGTGATGGCGGCGGTCGAGAAATCCGGCGTGCCCTACGAGATCCGCGGCGACACGATCTGGGTCGAGGAAGGCCAGCGCGACGCATTGCGCATGGCGCTGGCCGGCGAGGGGCTGCCCTCGGCCGGCGGCACCGGCTACGAGATTCTCGACGGCATGTCGGGCTTCGGCACCACCTCGCAGATGTTCGACGCCGCCTATTGGCGCGCCAAAGAGGGTGAACTGGCCCGCACCATCCTGGCCTTGCCCAATGTCCGCTCGGCCCGGGTCCACCTGGCCGTTCCCAACGGCCGAGGCTATCGGCGCGAGGCCGAGGCAACGGCCTCGGTCACGCTGACCACCGACGGCACGCCGATCACCCGCTCGCAGGCCAAGGCTTTGAAGTTCCTGGTTTCCTCTGGCGTTCCGGGCATGTCGGCGGATCGGGTGGCGGTGATCGACAGCGAACGCGGCGTAGTGTCCTCGGGCGAGGAATTCGCCGGCGAGGATCGCGAGGCCGACATGAAGCACAATGTCGAGCGCATCCTGGCCGCGCATGTCGGCAATGGCAATGCCATCGTCGAGTTGCACCTGGACGTGGTGAACGAATCCGAGCTGCTGACCGAACAGCGCTACGACCCGCAGCAACGGGCGCTGATCTCGCAGGAAAGCGAGGAAACCGCGGATCAAAGCACGAATGCGCAGCAGGGCGCGGTGACGGCCGCCTCGAACCTGCCGGAGGGACAGGACAGCGGCGGGGACCAAAGCAAGTCCTCGCGCTCCGAGACCCGCCAGCGTTCGAATTTCGAGGTCAGCAAGGTCACGCGCGAGGTCACGCGCCAGCCCGGCACCACCCGCCGCTTGACGGTCGCGGTCCTGGTGAACGGCGTCCCCCGGACCGAGGCGACTGGCGAGACCACGCTGGTCCCGCGCGAGGAGGCCGAGCTGCAGGCGCTTCGCGAACTCGTAGCCTCGGCGGTGGGTTTCGACGAGAGCCGCGGCGATGCGATCACCGTGAAGTCCCTGCCCTTTGCCTCGCTGTCCGAGGCCGGCACGCTGGCCAGCCAGGGCGGGTTGCTGTCGAAACTGGACCTGAACGGCTTCATCCGCATCCTGCTGGTCGGCTTCTTCGCCCTGGCGCTGGCGGCGTTCCTGCTGCGGCCGCTGCTTCGGGGCCGGCCGGCCGGCCATCCCGCCCTGGCGGCGCTGGACCAGTCGGGTGCGACCGGGGTCAAGGCCATCGAGGCCGGAAAACCCGTGGCCGAGACCGCGGGCCCGGTCATGGCAGTCGCCGAAATCGTCCCCGAAATCGACTTCACGCCGGTCTCGGCCGGCAGCGGCGACCCGGTCGGCCGGCTCAAGGAGTTGATGAAATCGCGCAAGGACGAAAGCCTGCAGATCCTCTCCGGCTGGATCGAGAAGCGTGAGGATGCGCTGTGA
- a CDS encoding TetR/AcrR family transcriptional regulator has translation MPRALPVARGRKFMQVLEGAQRVFLRDGFEGASVDEIAREAGVSKATLYSYFPDKRIMFMEVFRNELAREAADASALIEVDLPVEQVLPFIVQIISAHMVSEFGLRIYRVSVAEAERFPSLAQEYYDAGPTLLRQQLVRYFDRCIQRGELRIPDLELAADQLIELASVRIHDRALLLGPQSVDKEQMRMVSRSAVAMFLACYGSTSNALVEAAE, from the coding sequence ATGCCTAGGGCGCTTCCCGTGGCGCGCGGCCGCAAGTTCATGCAGGTGCTGGAAGGCGCCCAGAGGGTGTTTCTCCGCGACGGTTTCGAGGGGGCGAGCGTCGACGAGATCGCCCGCGAGGCTGGCGTTTCCAAGGCGACGCTCTACAGCTATTTCCCCGACAAGCGCATCATGTTCATGGAGGTCTTCCGCAACGAGCTGGCGCGCGAGGCTGCCGATGCCAGCGCCCTGATCGAGGTCGATCTGCCGGTCGAACAGGTGCTGCCCTTCATCGTGCAGATCATCTCGGCCCACATGGTTTCGGAATTCGGGCTGCGCATCTACCGCGTCAGCGTGGCCGAGGCGGAGCGCTTCCCCTCGCTGGCCCAGGAATATTACGACGCCGGCCCGACGCTGCTGCGCCAGCAGTTGGTGCGCTATTTCGACCGCTGCATCCAGCGCGGCGAGCTGCGCATTCCCGACCTTGAACTGGCGGCCGACCAGCTGATCGAACTGGCCAGCGTCCGCATCCATGACCGCGCCCTGCTGCTGGGACCGCAATCCGTGGACAAGGAACAGATGCGCATGGTCAGCCGCAGTGCCGTGGCGATGTTCCTGGCCTGCTATGGCAGCACCAGCAACGCGCTGGTCGAAGCGGCGGAGTAG
- a CDS encoding flagellar type III secretion system protein FlhB codes for MSEDDDDKQYDASESKLRKAREEGDVPRSAELQSALMYLGLWFAVIFAAAWAVPAWVRMAARALGSEPWPDAAGRSVMDLARALALQAAGATLAAVTIMALPILLGIVAQRSLVLTPKKLLPDPKRINPFRNAGQKFGKSGLVSFAISLGKALLVGAGGWFLYRALLFWLMRSESMADLQWIEALGLILRRAIWLALGIGIAFAGIDLLWKRLEYLKRHRMTRREMQDEHKESEGDPHLKAARRQKGVDIVLSSMLADVEKADVIIVNPTHYAVALEWKRGSGRAPVCLAKGVDEVARRIRERANEHRVPIWSDPPCARALHATVEIGAEIRAEHFAPVAAAIRFAEAMRKKARDGWGAPPRRKEGG; via the coding sequence ATGAGCGAGGATGACGACGACAAGCAATACGACGCCTCGGAAAGCAAGCTGCGCAAGGCCCGCGAGGAAGGCGACGTGCCCCGCTCGGCCGAGCTGCAATCGGCGCTGATGTATCTGGGCCTCTGGTTCGCGGTGATCTTTGCCGCGGCCTGGGCGGTGCCGGCCTGGGTCAGAATGGCCGCCAGGGCCCTGGGCAGCGAGCCCTGGCCGGACGCCGCGGGCCGTTCGGTCATGGATCTGGCGCGGGCCCTGGCCTTGCAGGCAGCCGGGGCCACGCTGGCGGCGGTGACGATCATGGCCCTGCCGATCCTGCTGGGGATCGTGGCGCAGCGCTCGCTGGTGCTGACGCCCAAGAAGCTGCTGCCCGACCCCAAGCGGATCAACCCGTTCCGGAATGCCGGCCAGAAATTCGGCAAGAGCGGCCTGGTCTCCTTTGCCATCTCGCTGGGCAAGGCGCTGCTGGTCGGCGCCGGCGGCTGGTTTCTTTACCGCGCGCTGCTGTTCTGGCTGATGCGGTCGGAAAGCATGGCGGATCTGCAATGGATCGAAGCGCTGGGGCTGATCCTGCGCCGCGCCATCTGGCTGGCGCTGGGCATCGGCATCGCCTTCGCCGGCATTGACCTGCTGTGGAAGCGTCTGGAATACCTGAAGCGCCACCGCATGACCCGCCGCGAGATGCAGGACGAACACAAGGAAAGCGAGGGCGATCCGCATCTCAAGGCCGCGCGCCGCCAGAAGGGCGTGGACATCGTGCTGAGCTCGATGCTGGCGGATGTGGAAAAGGCCGATGTGATCATCGTCAACCCGACGCATTACGCCGTGGCGCTGGAATGGAAGCGCGGCAGCGGCCGGGCGCCGGTTTGCCTGGCGAAAGGGGTGGACGAGGTCGCCCGGCGCATCCGCGAGCGGGCGAACGAACATCGGGTGCCGATCTGGTCGGATCCGCCCTGCGCCCGGGCGCTGCATGCCACGGTCGAGATCGGCGCCGAGATCCGGGCCGAGCATTTCGCCCCGGTGGCCGCGGCGATCCGTTTCGCCGAGGCGATGCGGAAAAAGGCGCGCGACGGCTGGGGGGCGCCGCCACGGCGCAAGGAGGGCGGATGA
- a CDS encoding flagellar biosynthesis protein FlhA, with translation MSIAETGQGAALATRPLIITGVLVLIVLSMVIPMPATLLDMGIALSIATATLILVMASLVEKPTDFQAFPVLLLVSLLIRLSLNISSTRLILTHGQNGPSAAGHVIEGFAEFVAGGSLLVGLTVFAVISVVNFMVITKGSGRMAEVSARFALDSLPGKQLAIDGDLNSGAIDHEEAKRRRIREQREISFFGSLDGASKFVKGDAIAGLVITMINLFVGLAAGVLVHGMPVGEAMTTYSKLTIGDGLVSQIPALITSMAAALLLSRGGATETMADLLSQQLLSNWQVPFVCAGGMVLIGLVPGMPMPIFFGLAALLGGAAWFVRSGKLPVPAGEVPAAEPAVASGMAQPRIGDVLDTDEICVEIGAGLILAALDPARGLGQRITNLRLHIARSYGLILPDVRITDGIGFNEGDYVIRLQGVVRGKGTLRPLGILALGSEDTLEGLAGERVREPVYGSAACWIPPDWQDEAAIAGATVVTPMEVLSTHLMEVVKTNLPALLTMSSMQRMIRELCSVSDEHRAQLNQRFFDGMVPDKVSPEMLLAVLRGMLEERISIRNLVLITDAVHEARNAPNPEAVYEQVRRRLRGKITEQFLDDGGTLNILQLHPQWEADITRAEAEAARSGASIVPQIQKRLAEAVQAALRGLAPGVEAVLAVPDHRRRLIRMMLASAGVATPVLGLDEIDPAAQVQLRGTVAA, from the coding sequence ATGAGCATTGCCGAAACCGGCCAGGGCGCGGCGCTGGCCACGCGGCCGCTGATCATCACCGGCGTGCTGGTGCTGATCGTGCTGTCCATGGTCATCCCCATGCCGGCGACGCTGCTGGACATGGGAATCGCCCTTTCCATCGCCACCGCGACGCTGATCCTGGTCATGGCCTCGCTGGTCGAGAAACCCACGGATTTCCAGGCCTTTCCGGTCCTGCTGCTGGTCTCGCTGCTGATCCGGCTGTCGCTGAACATTTCCTCGACGCGGCTGATCCTGACGCATGGGCAGAACGGCCCGTCCGCCGCCGGCCATGTCATCGAGGGCTTTGCCGAATTCGTCGCCGGAGGCTCGCTTCTGGTCGGGCTGACGGTTTTCGCGGTGATCTCGGTGGTGAACTTCATGGTGATCACCAAGGGCTCCGGGCGCATGGCCGAGGTCTCAGCCCGGTTCGCGCTGGATTCGCTGCCCGGCAAGCAGCTCGCCATCGACGGCGACCTCAATTCCGGTGCCATCGACCACGAGGAAGCCAAGCGCCGCCGCATCCGCGAACAGCGCGAGATCAGTTTCTTCGGATCGCTCGACGGTGCCTCGAAATTCGTCAAGGGCGATGCCATCGCCGGTCTGGTCATCACCATGATTAACCTGTTCGTCGGCCTGGCGGCAGGGGTGCTGGTACACGGCATGCCGGTGGGCGAGGCGATGACCACCTATTCCAAGCTGACCATCGGCGACGGGCTGGTCAGCCAGATCCCGGCGCTGATCACCTCGATGGCGGCGGCGCTGCTGCTGTCGCGCGGCGGCGCCACCGAGACCATGGCGGACCTGCTGTCCCAGCAGCTGCTGAGCAACTGGCAGGTGCCCTTCGTCTGCGCCGGCGGCATGGTCCTGATCGGCCTGGTGCCGGGCATGCCGATGCCGATCTTCTTCGGCCTGGCGGCGCTGCTGGGCGGTGCGGCCTGGTTCGTCCGCTCTGGAAAGCTGCCGGTCCCGGCCGGCGAAGTGCCGGCGGCCGAGCCGGCGGTGGCCTCGGGCATGGCGCAGCCCCGCATCGGCGATGTGCTGGATACCGACGAGATCTGCGTCGAGATCGGTGCCGGGCTCATTCTTGCCGCGCTTGATCCGGCGCGCGGCCTGGGTCAGCGCATCACCAATCTGCGGCTGCATATCGCCCGCAGCTACGGGCTGATCCTGCCCGACGTGCGGATCACCGACGGCATCGGCTTCAACGAGGGGGATTATGTAATCCGGCTGCAGGGCGTGGTGCGGGGCAAGGGCACGCTGCGGCCGCTGGGCATCCTGGCCCTGGGGTCCGAGGACACGCTGGAGGGCCTGGCCGGGGAACGTGTGCGCGAACCGGTCTATGGCAGCGCCGCGTGCTGGATCCCGCCGGATTGGCAGGACGAGGCCGCCATTGCCGGCGCCACGGTGGTCACGCCGATGGAGGTGCTGTCCACGCATCTGATGGAGGTGGTCAAGACCAACCTGCCGGCGCTGCTGACCATGTCCTCGATGCAGCGCATGATTCGCGAGCTGTGCAGCGTCTCGGACGAGCATCGCGCCCAACTGAACCAGCGCTTCTTCGACGGCATGGTGCCGGACAAGGTATCGCCCGAGATGCTGCTGGCGGTGCTGCGCGGCATGCTCGAGGAGCGGATCTCGATCCGCAACTTGGTGCTGATCACCGATGCGGTCCACGAGGCGCGCAATGCCCCCAACCCCGAGGCGGTCTATGAACAGGTCCGCAGGCGGCTGCGCGGCAAGATCACCGAGCAGTTCCTGGACGATGGCGGAACCCTCAACATCCTGCAGCTGCACCCGCAATGGGAGGCCGACATCACCCGCGCCGAGGCCGAGGCCGCGCGCAGCGGCGCCAGCATCGTGCCGCAGATCCAGAAGCGCCTGGCCGAGGCGGTGCAGGCCGCTCTGCGCGGCCTGGCCCCCGGCGTCGAGGCGGTGCTGGCGGTGCCCGATCACCGTCGCCGCCTGATTCGCATGATGCTGGCCTCGGCCGGGGTCGCGACGCCGGTGCTGGGCCTGGACGAGATCGACCCGGCGGCCCAGGTCCAGCTGCGCGGCACGGTCGCGGCATGA
- the motA gene encoding flagellar motor stator protein MotA: MIGMIGIVVTFAMVFGGYIMAGGKLGVILHSLPFELMMIGGAAIGSFLLSNETAVIKQALAGMGRSLKGPRWHESDLQDVLCLLFQLLRIARSSPVELEEHIENPEASAIFQTYPRILADENAVTLITDTLRSASLNYDDPYQVEEMLSQRIGLMNEEAMHAPHALQNMADALPALGIVAAVLGVIKTMSSIDQPPEVLGKMIGGALVGTFLGVFLAYALVAPFAQRLSAVMKQDQAFYDVIKSVLVAGLHQHATNLCVEVGRQAAPDHVRPSFGELETALRELKRAS, translated from the coding sequence ATGATCGGCATGATCGGCATCGTCGTGACCTTCGCCATGGTCTTCGGCGGATACATTATGGCGGGCGGCAAGCTGGGGGTGATCCTGCACTCGCTGCCCTTCGAACTGATGATGATCGGCGGCGCGGCCATCGGCTCGTTCCTGCTGTCGAACGAGACGGCGGTGATCAAGCAGGCCCTTGCCGGCATGGGCCGGTCGCTGAAGGGGCCGCGCTGGCACGAATCCGACTTGCAGGACGTGCTGTGCCTGCTGTTCCAGCTGTTGCGGATCGCCCGTTCCAGCCCCGTCGAGCTCGAGGAGCACATCGAGAACCCCGAGGCCTCGGCGATCTTCCAGACCTATCCGCGCATCCTGGCCGATGAGAACGCGGTCACGCTGATTACCGACACGCTGCGGTCGGCCAGCCTGAACTACGACGACCCCTACCAGGTCGAGGAAATGCTGTCCCAGCGCATCGGTCTGATGAACGAGGAGGCGATGCACGCGCCGCATGCGCTGCAGAACATGGCCGATGCGCTGCCGGCGCTGGGCATCGTCGCGGCCGTGCTGGGCGTGATCAAGACCATGAGCTCCATCGACCAGCCGCCCGAGGTGCTGGGCAAGATGATCGGCGGCGCGCTGGTCGGCACCTTTCTGGGGGTGTTCTTGGCCTACGCGCTGGTGGCACCCTTCGCGCAACGGCTGTCGGCGGTGATGAAGCAGGACCAGGCCTTCTATGACGTGATCAAGTCCGTGCTGGTCGCAGGGCTGCACCAGCATGCCACCAACCTTTGCGTCGAGGTCGGACGCCAGGCCGCGCCCGACCATGTCCGCCCCTCCTTCGGCGAGCTTGAGACCGCATTGCGCGAACTGAAGAGGGCATCGTGA
- a CDS encoding flagellar basal body-associated FliL family protein: MSDVADINTEQKSGRGLGRILLPLGLALVLGGAGFASTWLGFWSPMSLLAPHADKPAAQEALPAVVFVDIPQIVLTLAGPRAQTLVMTVKIETDQAHQAAVDYLTPRLLDAFNSFLADVDASAFEKRGILDIVRDELATRAVFVLGKEAFTDLLITEFRIQ, from the coding sequence ATGAGCGATGTCGCCGACATCAACACGGAACAGAAATCCGGCAGAGGGCTTGGCCGCATCCTTCTGCCGCTGGGCCTGGCGCTGGTGCTGGGCGGGGCGGGGTTCGCCTCGACCTGGCTGGGCTTCTGGTCGCCGATGTCGCTGCTGGCCCCGCACGCGGACAAGCCGGCCGCCCAGGAAGCCCTGCCGGCGGTGGTCTTCGTCGACATTCCCCAGATCGTGCTGACGCTGGCCGGACCGCGGGCGCAGACCTTGGTGATGACGGTCAAGATCGAAACCGACCAGGCGCACCAGGCCGCGGTCGACTATCTCACCCCGCGACTGCTGGATGCCTTCAACAGCTTCCTCGCCGATGTCGATGCCTCGGCCTTCGAGAAGCGCGGGATATTGGACATCGTCCGGGACGAATTGGCGACCCGCGCCGTCTTCGTCCTGGGCAAGGAGGCCTTCACCGACCTCCTCATCACGGAGTTCAGGATCCAATGA
- a CDS encoding flagellar biosynthetic protein FliR — protein MSQILGDPRLAASLTALLLVYCRVQACFLMLPVFSERGLPVRVRAALAMAVTPLLAEHAQPIAAADTLLRLAALAGAEILSGLALGGLVRLFASALDVAAAAIAATASLSQLVGVANEYSPHPIGNLMHLAGLAAVMALGFPVLACDLLRESLSLRPLGDWPQIADILPHAVALVRQSFVLAILLASPFILGGFLFQILSGMISKVMPNLPVVFIAAPGAILMALLALAVLTPSILSVWAEAVLDVMPDLPR, from the coding sequence ATGAGCCAGATCCTCGGCGATCCGCGCCTGGCCGCCAGCCTGACGGCGCTTCTGCTGGTCTATTGCCGGGTGCAGGCCTGTTTCCTGATGCTGCCGGTGTTTTCCGAACGCGGGCTGCCGGTGCGGGTCCGCGCCGCCCTGGCGATGGCGGTGACGCCGCTGCTGGCCGAACATGCCCAGCCGATCGCGGCCGCCGACACGCTGCTGCGACTGGCCGCGCTGGCCGGGGCCGAGATCCTGTCCGGGCTGGCGCTGGGCGGGCTGGTGCGGCTCTTCGCTTCGGCGCTCGACGTGGCGGCAGCGGCGATTGCCGCCACCGCCTCGCTGTCGCAGCTGGTCGGGGTGGCCAATGAATACTCGCCGCACCCGATCGGCAACCTGATGCATCTGGCCGGACTTGCCGCGGTGATGGCCTTGGGGTTCCCGGTGCTGGCTTGCGATCTCTTGCGGGAGAGCCTCAGCCTGCGGCCCCTGGGCGACTGGCCGCAGATCGCCGACATCCTGCCGCATGCGGTGGCGCTGGTCCGGCAAAGTTTCGTGCTGGCGATACTGCTGGCCTCGCCCTTCATCCTGGGCGGATTCCTGTTCCAGATCCTGTCGGGCATGATCAGCAAGGTGATGCCCAACCTGCCCGTCGTGTTCATCGCCGCCCCCGGGGCGATCCTGATGGCGTTGCTGGCGCTGGCGGTGCTGACACCCTCGATCCTGTCGGTCTGGGCCGAGGCGGTTCTCGACGTCATGCCGGACCTGCCCCGATGA